A window of Phyllopteryx taeniolatus isolate TA_2022b chromosome 19, UOR_Ptae_1.2, whole genome shotgun sequence contains these coding sequences:
- the LOC133469442 gene encoding prolyl 4-hydroxylase subunit alpha-1-like isoform X2 — translation MALRWFLLVLIGSSSADDEFYTSIGHMTELLYTEQDLVASLEDYIRAEENKLEHIKRWAQKLADLSAFALEDPEGFLGHPVNAFKLLNRIDRKWRELESLVLTDVSHGLVSDIAVGRLRFPDEGDRTGVAVALLRLQDTYELDTDSLAKGDLPGTSRLRGGLTADDCYDLGMVAYKADDFYHTELWMSQALRQLEQGETPATVDAVTLLDYRSYSLYKQGDLERAKESAERLLEIDPVNERANANLKYFEYQLAKEKTGEATPETFTRGRASYNGAYERLCRGDSVELTPRRRSRLFCRYHDNRGHPNLLIGPAKEEDVWDRPRIVRYHDVASDDDMEIIKELAKPKLTRSKVKDGRTNEGLAVPTRISQNAWLADNQYAEVDRTVRRMGDITGLDTSTAEELQVVNYGVGGQYEPHFDFQGDEVPEPYADLGTGNRIATWLVYISDVQAGGATVFPEVGAVVWPIKGSAVFWYNLRLNGKGDYQTRHAACPVLVGSKWVSNKWLHERGQEFRRRCGLRSSD, via the exons GTCACATGACGGAGCTGCTGTACACGGAGCAGGACCTGGTGGCCTCGCTGGAGGATTACATCCGAGCTGAGGAGAACAAACTGGAGCACATCAAAAG GTGGGCTCAGAAGCTGGCCGACCTCTCGGCGTTTGCCCTCGAGGACCCCGAAGGATTCCTGGGCCATCCCGTGAACGCCTTTAAACTTCTGAACCGGATCGACAGAAAGTGGAGAGAGCTGGAGAGCCTGGTGCTCACCGACGTCTCTCACG GTTTGGTCTCCGACATCGCCGTCGGGAGGCTGCGCTTCCCCGACGAGGGGGACCGGACGGGCGTGGCCGTGGCCCTCCTGAGGCTGCAGGACACGTACGAGCTGGACACCGACAGCCTCGCCAAAGGGGATCTGCCAG GAACCTCTCGGCTCCGCGGCGGCCTGACGGCGGACGACTGCTACGACCTGGGCATGGTGGCGTACAAGGCCGACGACTTCTACCACACAGAGCTGTGGATGTCTCAGGCTCTCCGGCAGCTGGAGCAGGGCGAGACGCCCGCGACCGTTGACGCCGTCACCCTCCTGGACTACCGCAGCTACTCCCTCTACAAGCAAGGAGATCTGGAGAGAGCCAAGGAGTCCGCCGAGCGGCTGCTGGAGATCG ATCCGGTAAATGAGCGAGCCAACGCCAACCTCAAGTACTTTGAGTACCAACTGGCGAAAGAGAAGACGGGCGAGGCCACGCCGGAGACGTTCACGAGGGGTCGAGCTAGCTACAACGGCGCGTACGAGCGGCTGTGTCGCGGCGACAGCGTCGAGTTG ACGCCGCGCAGACGGAGCCGCCTCTTCTgccgttaccatgacaaccgggGCCATCCCAACCTCCTGATCGGTCCCGCGAAAGAGGAAGACGTGTGGGACCGCCCGCGCATCGTTCGCTACCACGACGTGGCGTCGGACGACGACATGGAAATAATCAAAGAGTTGGCCAAACCCAAA CTCACTCGCTCCAAAGTGAAAGACGGCAGGACGAACGAAGGTTTGGCAGTTCCTACCAGAATCTCCCAGAA CGCCTGGCTGGCCGACAACCAGTACGCGGAGGTGGACAGAACGGTCAGGAGAATGGGGGACATCACGGGCCTGGACACGTCCACGGCCGAGGAGCTGCAG gTGGTCAACTACGGCGTCGGAGGACAGTACGAACCGCATTTCGACTTCCAAGGG GACGAGGTTCCTGAACCGTACGCAGATTTGGGCACAGGAAACCGAATCGCCACCTGGCTCGTTTAC ATAAGCGACGTGCAGGCAGGGGGCGCCACCGTCTTCCCTGAAGTGGGCGCCGTTGTCTGGCCCATCAAG GGATCGGCAGTCTTCTGGTACAATCTTCGGCTCAACGGAAAGGGAGACTATCAAACCCGACACGCCGCCTGTCCTGTCCTGGTGGGGAGCAAGTGGG TGTCCAACAAGTGGCTGCACGAGCGAGGTCAGGAGTTCAGGAGACGCTGCGGTCTGCGAAGTTCCGATTGA
- the LOC133469442 gene encoding prolyl 4-hydroxylase subunit alpha-1-like isoform X1 has product MAHLDMALRWFLLVLIGSSSADDEFYTSIGHMTELLYTEQDLVASLEDYIRAEENKLEHIKRWAQKLADLSAFALEDPEGFLGHPVNAFKLLNRIDRKWRELESLVLTDVSHGLVSDIAVGRLRFPDEGDRTGVAVALLRLQDTYELDTDSLAKGDLPGTSRLRGGLTADDCYDLGMVAYKADDFYHTELWMSQALRQLEQGETPATVDAVTLLDYRSYSLYKQGDLERAKESAERLLEIDPVNERANANLKYFEYQLAKEKTGEATPETFTRGRASYNGAYERLCRGDSVELTPRRRSRLFCRYHDNRGHPNLLIGPAKEEDVWDRPRIVRYHDVASDDDMEIIKELAKPKLTRSKVKDGRTNEGLAVPTRISQNAWLADNQYAEVDRTVRRMGDITGLDTSTAEELQVVNYGVGGQYEPHFDFQGDEVPEPYADLGTGNRIATWLVYISDVQAGGATVFPEVGAVVWPIKGSAVFWYNLRLNGKGDYQTRHAACPVLVGSKWVSNKWLHERGQEFRRRCGLRSSD; this is encoded by the exons GTCACATGACGGAGCTGCTGTACACGGAGCAGGACCTGGTGGCCTCGCTGGAGGATTACATCCGAGCTGAGGAGAACAAACTGGAGCACATCAAAAG GTGGGCTCAGAAGCTGGCCGACCTCTCGGCGTTTGCCCTCGAGGACCCCGAAGGATTCCTGGGCCATCCCGTGAACGCCTTTAAACTTCTGAACCGGATCGACAGAAAGTGGAGAGAGCTGGAGAGCCTGGTGCTCACCGACGTCTCTCACG GTTTGGTCTCCGACATCGCCGTCGGGAGGCTGCGCTTCCCCGACGAGGGGGACCGGACGGGCGTGGCCGTGGCCCTCCTGAGGCTGCAGGACACGTACGAGCTGGACACCGACAGCCTCGCCAAAGGGGATCTGCCAG GAACCTCTCGGCTCCGCGGCGGCCTGACGGCGGACGACTGCTACGACCTGGGCATGGTGGCGTACAAGGCCGACGACTTCTACCACACAGAGCTGTGGATGTCTCAGGCTCTCCGGCAGCTGGAGCAGGGCGAGACGCCCGCGACCGTTGACGCCGTCACCCTCCTGGACTACCGCAGCTACTCCCTCTACAAGCAAGGAGATCTGGAGAGAGCCAAGGAGTCCGCCGAGCGGCTGCTGGAGATCG ATCCGGTAAATGAGCGAGCCAACGCCAACCTCAAGTACTTTGAGTACCAACTGGCGAAAGAGAAGACGGGCGAGGCCACGCCGGAGACGTTCACGAGGGGTCGAGCTAGCTACAACGGCGCGTACGAGCGGCTGTGTCGCGGCGACAGCGTCGAGTTG ACGCCGCGCAGACGGAGCCGCCTCTTCTgccgttaccatgacaaccgggGCCATCCCAACCTCCTGATCGGTCCCGCGAAAGAGGAAGACGTGTGGGACCGCCCGCGCATCGTTCGCTACCACGACGTGGCGTCGGACGACGACATGGAAATAATCAAAGAGTTGGCCAAACCCAAA CTCACTCGCTCCAAAGTGAAAGACGGCAGGACGAACGAAGGTTTGGCAGTTCCTACCAGAATCTCCCAGAA CGCCTGGCTGGCCGACAACCAGTACGCGGAGGTGGACAGAACGGTCAGGAGAATGGGGGACATCACGGGCCTGGACACGTCCACGGCCGAGGAGCTGCAG gTGGTCAACTACGGCGTCGGAGGACAGTACGAACCGCATTTCGACTTCCAAGGG GACGAGGTTCCTGAACCGTACGCAGATTTGGGCACAGGAAACCGAATCGCCACCTGGCTCGTTTAC ATAAGCGACGTGCAGGCAGGGGGCGCCACCGTCTTCCCTGAAGTGGGCGCCGTTGTCTGGCCCATCAAG GGATCGGCAGTCTTCTGGTACAATCTTCGGCTCAACGGAAAGGGAGACTATCAAACCCGACACGCCGCCTGTCCTGTCCTGGTGGGGAGCAAGTGGG TGTCCAACAAGTGGCTGCACGAGCGAGGTCAGGAGTTCAGGAGACGCTGCGGTCTGCGAAGTTCCGATTGA